In one window of Brassica rapa cultivar Chiifu-401-42 chromosome A07, CAAS_Brap_v3.01, whole genome shotgun sequence DNA:
- the WRKY71 gene encoding probable WRKY transcription factor 71 isoform X1, with protein MANLGHQVDHKNTCLDEVIFTSVADCLQSSLEKAFKFSLYNYPCQPISPSNMGQIVNYRYLNLNPNSPIVSSSSNEAGPKENVGDKSGPMEDHNEGDQHGVGETSKQLRKQGKGKGEKKEREARVAFMTKSEVDHLEDGYRWRKYGQKAVKNSPYPRSYYRCTTQKCNVKKRVERSFQDPLIVITTYEGKHYHPIPSTLRGPMVGENLLGHHGSAILHSFPRYHQEFLMKNQHPVNYQSAGTVTYQRCHGDSTNYSNHQQVIDCGLLQDIVPSKFLKHES; from the exons GTTGACCACAAGAACACTTGTTTAGATGAGGTTATTTTCACGAGCGTAGCCGACTGCTTACAAAGCTCACTAGAGAAGGCCTTCAAGTTCTCACTTTATAATTACCCTTGCCAACCGATTTCACCGTCTAATATGGGCCAAATAGTGAATTACCGTTACTTAAACCTCAATCCAAATTCTCCAATAGTCTCTTCTTCCTCCAATGAAGCTGGCCCTAAAGAGAACGTGGGCGATAAGAGCGGCCCAATGGAGGATCACAACGAAGGAGACCAACATGGTGTTGGTGAAACCTCCAAGCAatt GAGAAAACAAGGCAAAGGGAaaggagagaagaaagaaagagaagctAGGGTTGCCTTTATGACCAAAAGCGAGGTGGATCATCTTGAAGATGGTTATAGATGGAGAAAATATGGACAAAAGGCCGTCAAGAACAGCCCCTATCCAAG GAGTTACTATAGGTGCACAACGCAGAAGTGTAACGTGAAGAAACGCGTAGAGAGATCGTTTCAAGATCCGTTGATCGTAATTACAACTTACGAAGGAAAGCACTACCATCCAATCCCATCGACGTTGAGAGGTCCCATGGTCGGGGAGAATTTATTAGGCCACCATGGAAGTGCTATCCTCCATAGCTTCCCACGTTACCATCAAGAGTTTCTTATGAAGAATCAACATCCGGTCAATTATCAATCAGCAGGAACTGTAACGTATCAACGGTGTCATGGTGACTCTACTAATTATAGTAATCATCAACAAGTTATTGACTGTGGTCTTCTTCAGGACATTGTTCCTTCAAAATTCTTGAAGCATGAATCTTGA
- the WRKY71 gene encoding probable WRKY transcription factor 71, which yields MDDQVDHKNTCLDEVIFTSVADCLQSSLEKAFKFSLYNYPCQPISPSNMGQIVNYRYLNLNPNSPIVSSSSNEAGPKENVGDKSGPMEDHNEGDQHGVGETSKQLRKQGKGKGEKKEREARVAFMTKSEVDHLEDGYRWRKYGQKAVKNSPYPRSYYRCTTQKCNVKKRVERSFQDPLIVITTYEGKHYHPIPSTLRGPMVGENLLGHHGSAILHSFPRYHQEFLMKNQHPVNYQSAGTVTYQRCHGDSTNYSNHQQVIDCGLLQDIVPSKFLKHES from the exons atggaTGATCAGGTTGACCACAAGAACACTTGTTTAGATGAGGTTATTTTCACGAGCGTAGCCGACTGCTTACAAAGCTCACTAGAGAAGGCCTTCAAGTTCTCACTTTATAATTACCCTTGCCAACCGATTTCACCGTCTAATATGGGCCAAATAGTGAATTACCGTTACTTAAACCTCAATCCAAATTCTCCAATAGTCTCTTCTTCCTCCAATGAAGCTGGCCCTAAAGAGAACGTGGGCGATAAGAGCGGCCCAATGGAGGATCACAACGAAGGAGACCAACATGGTGTTGGTGAAACCTCCAAGCAatt GAGAAAACAAGGCAAAGGGAaaggagagaagaaagaaagagaagctAGGGTTGCCTTTATGACCAAAAGCGAGGTGGATCATCTTGAAGATGGTTATAGATGGAGAAAATATGGACAAAAGGCCGTCAAGAACAGCCCCTATCCAAG GAGTTACTATAGGTGCACAACGCAGAAGTGTAACGTGAAGAAACGCGTAGAGAGATCGTTTCAAGATCCGTTGATCGTAATTACAACTTACGAAGGAAAGCACTACCATCCAATCCCATCGACGTTGAGAGGTCCCATGGTCGGGGAGAATTTATTAGGCCACCATGGAAGTGCTATCCTCCATAGCTTCCCACGTTACCATCAAGAGTTTCTTATGAAGAATCAACATCCGGTCAATTATCAATCAGCAGGAACTGTAACGTATCAACGGTGTCATGGTGACTCTACTAATTATAGTAATCATCAACAAGTTATTGACTGTGGTCTTCTTCAGGACATTGTTCCTTCAAAATTCTTGAAGCATGAATCTTGA